CAGAAAGTAATCGACAGGTCTATCCCCGCGTGCGCGGGGGAACCATGAACCCGAAGTCGCTAAGCTCGCAGCCGAACGGTCTATCCCCGCGTGCGCGGGGGAACCACCTGGCCGATCGTCGCGCCCCACCAGCTCGGCGGTCTATCCCCGCGTGCGCGGGGGAACCCCGGCCGCCCGCTTCGCCGTCGCGCTTCGCACCGGTCTATCCCCGCGTGCGCGGGGGAACCGCCTTGACAGGGGTAGGCGCTGCCAACTGCTGGGGTCTATCCCCGCGTGCGCGGGGGAACCCTCGACAGGCCAGGTCTGCACACCAGACGTAGCGGTCTATCCCCGCGTGCGCGGGGGAACCCGAAGTACGCTTCTTCGACGGCGTGGAAGTGGCGGTCTATCCCCGCGTGCGCGGGGGAACCGATGCCGCTGTCGATGCCGCACGCTAGTTCTCGGGTCTATCCCCGCGTGCGCGGGGGAACCCGTCGTAAAAAAGCAACCGGTCGGAAGCACGACGGTCTATCCCCGCGTGCGCGGGGGAACCCTTAGCGGGTGGCGGGCTAGGTGGCAGACGTAAGGTCTATCCCCGCGTGCGCGGGGGAACCATTGACGGTGGCGATGCTACGACGCAAGCTCGGGGTCTATCCCCGCGTGCGCGGGGGAACCTCCGCATCGTTCGGCAGCTTGACTAAGACGTGCGGTCTATCCCCGCGTGCGCGGGGGAACCGCGAATAGTCAGACTGCGATCGCAGATACTTACGGTCTATCCCCGCGTGCGCGGGGGAACCCTACGGACTACCTACACGCTCCCTTAGCAGGGGGGTCTATCCCCGCGTGCGCGGGGGAACCCTATCGTTTCAAGCGCTGATCGAGACGGTCTAGGGTCTATCCCCGCGTGCGCGGGGGAACCGATCACTTCATCGCCGTTCGCATCAGTCAAAATGGTCTATCCCCGCGTGCGCGGGGGAACCTCTTACGAGGCGTGGGCTACCCTAGCCCACATAAAGCGAATATTAACTTTTCAAAGAACAAGGTCAAGCGCCCGAAGCGCTCACCCCTTCAATCAGTCTTCGCGGTCTTCGATGCTGGACGAACGCTTCAGCGCCAGAAATATCCCGTCACGGTCGAACAATTCGTACGACGGCGTGCCGACCACCGCGATTTGCTGTCCGCCCACCGCGTGCGGATCGAGCCAAGTCATGAGGATGCTGCCGCCGCCGAGTTCGGCGTACCATTCCTGCATCACCGACCAAACCCGCCCGCGCACCGCGACCGTCATTCGAGGGGCGGTGTACACTCCCGGGCCAATTTCGAGCATGCACGAGGCCAGGAAACCCCTGAACCGCGCGGCTACATCACGGGTCACCACTACTGTCATCGGCGAATAGCTCCTTTATGTGGTCGATCATCTTCGAGATCAGTTTTTCCTTGCGGAACGTGCGCCCCGCGAGCTTGCGGGTCATGGACTCGATGGTTTTGGCCCCGCGCGGGTCGCGCCGA
Above is a window of Candidatus Binatus sp. DNA encoding:
- the cas2e gene encoding type I-E CRISPR-associated endoribonuclease Cas2e; the encoded protein is MTVVVTRDVAARFRGFLASCMLEIGPGVYTAPRMTVAVRGRVWSVMQEWYAELGGGSILMTWLDPHAVGGQQIAVVGTPSYELFDRDGIFLALKRSSSIEDRED